The Solibacillus sp. FSL W7-1464 genome contains a region encoding:
- the cobM gene encoding precorrin-4 C(11)-methyltransferase produces the protein MKKIWIIGAGPGDPDLITVKGLKLLQQADVVMYTDSLVSETLVAEARADAEVIRTAGMHLQEMVDCIVERVNSGKMVVRLHTGDPAMYGATMEQVALLKNHNIGYDVVPGVSSVFAAAAAVGAELTVPDLTQTLILTRAEGRTPVPEREKLQALASHHCTIAMFLSATLTKKITKELQAAGWSDDTPVAVIQRASWPDQKIVRTTIAELDEAMRTNGIRKHAMILAGWALDPNIHEKDYRSKLYDATFTHGFRKGVKVDD, from the coding sequence ATGAAGAAAATTTGGATTATAGGTGCAGGACCCGGCGACCCGGATTTAATTACTGTGAAAGGTCTTAAACTGCTTCAACAAGCGGATGTTGTCATGTATACAGATTCTTTAGTTAGTGAAACTCTAGTTGCCGAAGCCCGTGCGGATGCAGAAGTGATCCGTACAGCAGGTATGCATTTACAAGAGATGGTTGATTGCATCGTCGAACGTGTCAATTCGGGAAAAATGGTTGTGCGTTTACATACGGGTGACCCGGCAATGTACGGGGCAACAATGGAACAAGTTGCATTGTTAAAGAACCATAATATTGGCTATGACGTTGTTCCAGGTGTAAGTTCTGTATTTGCTGCCGCTGCAGCCGTAGGAGCAGAACTAACGGTTCCTGATTTAACGCAAACTTTGATCTTAACACGAGCAGAAGGACGTACACCGGTACCTGAGCGTGAAAAACTGCAAGCATTGGCAAGCCATCATTGCACAATTGCAATGTTTTTAAGTGCCACATTAACGAAAAAGATTACAAAAGAACTACAGGCTGCGGGCTGGTCGGACGATACACCGGTTGCCGTTATTCAGCGGGCTTCATGGCCAGATCAAAAAATCGTTCGCACGACAATTGCTGAACTGGATGAAGCGATGCGGACAAATGGCATTCGCAAACATGCGATGATTTTAGCCGGCTGGGCACTTGATCCGAACATTCATGAAAAAGATTACCGTTCAAAACTGTATGATGCTACATTTACACATGGTTTCCGTAAAGGTGTGAAAGTCGATGATTAA
- a CDS encoding cob(I)yrinic acid a,c-diamide adenosyltransferase: protein MARKGMLLVYTGEGKGKTTASLGVTLRAIGRGMTVKYFQFIKSPERTYGEQIALRKLGVETVQLGIGFTWTKTPEEHREALKKAWQTIKKELQDEATDLLVLDELNNALAISKFPINDVLPLEEVLEAIRNRPARMHLVVTGRSAHPDLIAMADLVSTVNATKHYYSEQDVTAMKGLEF, encoded by the coding sequence ATGGCGAGAAAAGGAATGCTGCTCGTATATACGGGTGAAGGAAAAGGCAAAACAACCGCTTCATTAGGTGTAACCTTACGTGCAATCGGGCGTGGGATGACTGTGAAATATTTTCAGTTTATTAAATCACCGGAACGTACATATGGGGAACAAATTGCACTTCGTAAATTAGGTGTTGAAACCGTTCAGCTCGGCATTGGTTTTACGTGGACAAAAACACCGGAAGAACATAGAGAAGCGCTAAAAAAGGCTTGGCAAACAATAAAAAAGGAATTGCAGGATGAAGCGACTGATTTACTAGTTTTGGATGAGTTAAATAATGCATTGGCAATTTCAAAATTCCCAATTAATGATGTTTTACCTTTAGAGGAAGTACTTGAAGCAATACGTAATAGACCGGCCAGAATGCATTTAGTCGTTACAGGACGTTCAGCACATCCGGACCTTATTGCAATGGCTGATCTGGTTTCAACTGTTAATGCGACAAAACATTATTACAGCGAGCAGGACGTCACAGCGATGAAGGGGCTGGAATTTTAG
- the cobA gene encoding uroporphyrinogen-III C-methyltransferase, with protein sequence MSGFVYIVGAGPGDPKLLTIRALECIQIADVILYDRLVNPEILKHATAHCELIYCGKEPGKHGLIQDEIHRVLVEKAQQNKRVVRLKGGDPFVFGRGAEEAAILRNENIEFEIVPGITAGIAAPAYAGIPVTHRDYATSFAIVTGHGREEKGQDFLSWASLAQIDTIAFYMSIGNIDHITKSLIKHGKKPTTPVAVIEWGTTSNQRTITGQLESIPEQIQQQKMVNPSMILVGDVVGIREEIAWFNERVETTC encoded by the coding sequence TTGAGTGGATTTGTTTATATAGTTGGCGCTGGACCGGGTGATCCGAAATTACTGACAATACGTGCTTTAGAATGCATTCAGATAGCTGATGTCATTTTATATGACAGATTAGTAAACCCCGAAATTTTAAAACACGCAACAGCCCATTGCGAATTAATTTATTGTGGAAAAGAACCGGGAAAGCATGGCCTGATACAAGATGAAATTCATCGGGTGCTAGTTGAAAAAGCACAGCAGAACAAGCGGGTTGTCCGTCTAAAAGGTGGCGATCCATTCGTCTTTGGACGAGGCGCAGAAGAAGCAGCAATTCTTCGCAACGAAAACATTGAATTTGAAATCGTTCCAGGGATAACAGCAGGAATAGCGGCACCGGCATATGCAGGAATACCTGTTACACATCGTGATTATGCAACAAGCTTTGCTATTGTAACCGGACATGGCCGTGAAGAAAAGGGGCAGGACTTTTTAAGCTGGGCAAGTCTCGCACAAATCGATACGATTGCGTTCTATATGAGTATTGGCAATATCGATCATATTACGAAAAGCTTAATTAAACATGGAAAGAAACCGACAACCCCGGTTGCAGTAATTGAATGGGGAACAACAAGCAATCAGCGTACGATTACAGGTCAATTAGAATCGATTCCCGAACAGATTCAACAGCAAAAGATGGTCAATCCTTCAATGATTTTAGTCGGGGATGTTGTAGGAATTCGGGAAGAAATTGCATGGTTTAATGAAAGGGTTGAGACAACATGTTAG
- a CDS encoding cobyrinate a,c-diamide synthase: MNRFVLAGTGSGVGKTTFTIGIMRALMKRGLTVQGFKSGPDYIDPTYHTAVTKRSSRNIDSFMMSEDVVRTIVARNSIDSDVSIIEGVMGFYDGKSPLSNEGSAAHISEITDSPVILIVNAASMARSVAAIVKGFQQLDKNANIVGVIANQLGSKSHFEIIKTAIEHECNIPVLGYLQKGAVPALPSRHLGLVPAIERGELDPYFDELAAAIEATVDLDLLLQVTKATELEQTSKIFEIQGNTQEIHLAVAKDAAFNFYYEENFELLKAYGAKLHFFSPLENEPVPEQAQGLYIGGGFPEEFAEQLAQNQQAKNSIKQAIDKGIPTLAECGGFMYLTEEIFNREGNGYKMLGVIPGIVRMQDKLAALGYREITGVEGNFLIGEQELAKGHEFHYSVYEGNHEIPAYFTKGRFGAKQEGYSQGNLVAGYTHFHFASNPQLVKNWLAACLEVRA; this comes from the coding sequence ATGAATCGATTTGTATTAGCCGGTACAGGAAGTGGCGTTGGAAAAACGACATTTACGATCGGTATTATGCGTGCACTGATGAAGCGCGGCCTAACTGTTCAAGGATTTAAAAGTGGTCCGGATTATATCGATCCGACGTATCATACAGCTGTAACGAAACGGTCTTCACGCAATATTGACAGTTTTATGATGTCAGAAGATGTTGTCCGTACAATTGTCGCAAGAAACAGCATAGATTCAGATGTGTCTATTATTGAAGGTGTCATGGGATTTTATGACGGGAAGTCACCATTATCGAATGAAGGATCGGCCGCACATATTAGTGAAATTACTGACAGTCCGGTAATTTTAATTGTTAACGCAGCAAGTATGGCCCGAAGCGTCGCTGCTATAGTAAAAGGATTCCAGCAGTTGGATAAGAATGCCAATATTGTGGGGGTTATTGCCAATCAGCTTGGGAGTAAAAGTCACTTTGAAATTATTAAAACAGCGATTGAACATGAATGTAACATCCCCGTTCTCGGCTACCTGCAAAAAGGTGCGGTACCAGCGTTGCCGAGCCGTCATTTAGGTTTAGTACCGGCTATTGAACGAGGAGAGCTCGATCCGTATTTCGATGAGCTTGCAGCTGCTATTGAAGCAACTGTTGATCTGGATTTATTGCTACAAGTCACAAAAGCGACCGAATTGGAGCAAACTTCAAAGATTTTCGAAATACAAGGAAATACGCAAGAAATTCATTTGGCTGTTGCAAAAGATGCAGCATTTAACTTCTATTATGAAGAAAATTTTGAATTACTTAAAGCATACGGTGCAAAACTGCATTTCTTCTCGCCTCTTGAAAATGAGCCGGTTCCTGAACAGGCACAAGGTTTATATATTGGCGGAGGGTTCCCTGAAGAATTTGCAGAGCAGCTTGCTCAAAATCAACAGGCAAAAAATTCGATAAAACAAGCAATTGATAAGGGAATTCCAACACTTGCAGAATGTGGCGGCTTCATGTATTTAACTGAAGAAATTTTCAACCGTGAAGGAAATGGCTACAAAATGCTAGGTGTCATTCCGGGGATCGTTCGTATGCAAGATAAGTTAGCGGCGTTAGGCTACAGAGAAATTACCGGTGTGGAAGGCAACTTTTTAATTGGTGAACAGGAGCTTGCCAAAGGTCATGAATTCCATTATTCCGTATACGAAGGAAACCATGAAATACCTGCTTATTTTACAAAAGGACGCTTTGGAGCGAAACAGGAAGGTTATTCACAAGGTAATCTAGTCGCTGGTTATACACATTTTCATTTCGCATCCAATCCACAACTCGTGAAAAATTGGCTTGCAGCTTGTTTGGAGGTAAGAGCATGA
- a CDS encoding precorrin-2 dehydrogenase/sirohydrochlorin ferrochelatase family protein, producing MNYFPLMVNIDFKKVVIVGGGHVARQKVEALIPTNAQITVVSPTVMDKLKIYFDEGRAVWKQKLFEPADLDDAALIFAATNDEAVNDAVEEATQHWQLLNRADALGRMDFMNPAVVRRGDFVVTVSTTGASPALTRKVKADLEEQYDESYADYIAFLKKARLLILKNYEGDAKKTVLAQLLEPEILVWIQQKNKEKCAQFIRQIEAGEIN from the coding sequence ATGAATTATTTTCCGTTAATGGTCAATATAGATTTTAAAAAAGTGGTAATCGTCGGTGGAGGCCATGTAGCCCGTCAAAAAGTGGAAGCATTAATACCTACGAATGCCCAGATTACCGTTGTCAGTCCGACAGTAATGGATAAGTTAAAAATATATTTTGATGAAGGCAGAGCAGTGTGGAAACAAAAACTTTTTGAACCGGCTGATTTAGACGATGCAGCCCTCATTTTTGCGGCAACTAATGACGAAGCGGTAAATGATGCTGTGGAAGAAGCGACACAGCATTGGCAATTATTAAATCGTGCAGATGCTTTAGGCCGTATGGATTTTATGAACCCTGCTGTTGTCCGTCGTGGAGATTTTGTTGTAACGGTGTCGACAACTGGCGCGAGTCCGGCGCTTACTAGAAAAGTAAAAGCAGACTTAGAGGAACAATACGATGAAAGTTATGCAGATTATATTGCATTTTTAAAGAAAGCCCGTTTACTTATTCTTAAAAATTATGAAGGCGATGCAAAAAAAACGGTGCTTGCTCAATTACTCGAACCTGAAATACTGGTTTGGATTCAGCAAAAGAATAAGGAAAAGTGTGCACAGTTTATACGTCAGATTGAAGCGGGAGAAATCAATTGA
- the cobI gene encoding precorrin-2 C(20)-methyltransferase codes for MTIGTLIGLGVGPGDPELITVKAFRMLKECPVIAYPQKLRGSKSYAQRIIDVYVNPAEKEMLGLVFPMTKDEKTLQEAWSKSAEKIYAHLKEGRDVAFVTEGDPMLFSTYIHLMNLMKEMHPDVPMKSIAGISSFNGTANRLGIPLADGDDHVAMIPATSDMAEMRRVIETHDGIVFIKVAKVLEVMLDLLEEMNLLEKTYVVTKVTSDEEIIWKTNELRGAELNYLSCMVVRK; via the coding sequence ATGACAATCGGTACATTAATCGGATTAGGTGTTGGACCTGGAGATCCTGAACTTATCACAGTAAAAGCTTTTCGAATGTTGAAAGAATGCCCGGTAATTGCCTATCCTCAAAAATTACGCGGCAGTAAATCGTATGCTCAACGAATAATTGATGTGTACGTTAATCCGGCAGAAAAGGAAATGCTTGGACTTGTATTTCCGATGACGAAGGACGAGAAAACGTTGCAGGAAGCATGGTCTAAATCCGCAGAGAAAATTTATGCACACTTGAAAGAAGGCCGAGATGTTGCTTTTGTAACGGAAGGCGACCCGATGCTTTTTAGTACATATATACACTTGATGAACTTAATGAAGGAAATGCATCCCGATGTCCCGATGAAATCTATTGCGGGTATATCTTCATTTAATGGAACTGCCAATCGTTTAGGAATCCCATTGGCAGACGGCGATGACCATGTAGCAATGATTCCGGCAACTTCGGATATGGCAGAGATGCGTCGTGTTATTGAGACCCATGACGGGATTGTGTTCATTAAAGTAGCGAAAGTATTAGAAGTTATGCTGGATTTACTTGAAGAAATGAACTTACTTGAAAAAACGTATGTTGTGACAAAAGTAACTTCAGATGAAGAAATTATTTGGAAAACGAATGAATTACGTGGAGCTGAGCTCAATTATTTATCTTGTATGGTGGTGCGAAAATAA
- the cbiE gene encoding precorrin-6y C5,15-methyltransferase (decarboxylating) subunit CbiE: MKMIGIGDNGPASLLPQYIAWINSSEVLVGGERHLDFFPEFTGEKIIIKGGLSRLVEKLHAEKRNIVILVSGDPLFYGLGGVLAKKLPLEIYPYASSVQLAFTKMQESWHDAYLTSVHGRSMKGLAQKIDGRKKIAILTDEENSPNALARYLKAYGMTEYDAFVAENLEGPTERCRHLSLDEMENAEFSPLNVVILKQREAVERASIGIDDDKFIQRKPDKGLITKKEIRVLCLQALQLKEASTAWDIGTCTGSVAIEMSKIAREGQVFAIEKNEADLENCLQNQQIHRTDFTAVLGKAPERLEEFPDPDAIFIGGNGGNMEQLLQLCVDRLKPSGRIVMNIATIENLAEAMGHFKKFNCDVSVLQAQISKSKPILNLTRFEPLNPIFIVTAQKGLEL; this comes from the coding sequence ATGAAAATGATTGGTATCGGGGATAACGGTCCGGCAAGTTTACTACCCCAATATATCGCTTGGATCAATTCAAGTGAAGTACTTGTTGGTGGTGAACGTCATCTTGACTTTTTTCCGGAATTCACTGGAGAAAAAATCATTATAAAAGGCGGACTCTCACGACTCGTGGAAAAGCTGCATGCAGAAAAAAGAAATATCGTTATTTTAGTATCGGGTGACCCGTTGTTTTACGGATTAGGGGGAGTTTTGGCGAAGAAGCTCCCATTAGAAATTTACCCATATGCAAGCTCTGTTCAATTAGCTTTCACAAAGATGCAGGAAAGCTGGCACGATGCTTATTTAACGAGTGTTCATGGCCGGTCAATGAAAGGACTCGCCCAAAAAATCGATGGCCGAAAAAAAATAGCGATATTGACCGATGAAGAAAATTCACCGAATGCACTTGCCCGCTATTTAAAAGCGTACGGCATGACCGAATACGATGCGTTTGTAGCAGAAAACTTGGAAGGTCCAACTGAACGATGTCGTCATCTTTCATTAGATGAAATGGAGAATGCCGAATTTTCACCATTGAATGTCGTTATTTTAAAACAGCGTGAAGCTGTTGAGCGTGCGTCAATCGGTATTGATGATGACAAGTTTATTCAGCGAAAACCGGATAAAGGGCTTATCACAAAAAAGGAAATTCGAGTTCTTTGTTTACAAGCACTGCAATTAAAAGAAGCAAGTACAGCATGGGACATTGGGACATGCACAGGATCAGTTGCTATCGAAATGTCGAAAATAGCCCGGGAAGGTCAAGTTTTTGCGATTGAAAAAAATGAAGCAGATTTGGAAAATTGTCTTCAAAATCAACAAATTCATCGAACTGACTTTACAGCTGTTTTAGGAAAAGCACCAGAAAGATTAGAAGAATTTCCTGATCCGGACGCCATTTTCATTGGTGGAAACGGCGGCAATATGGAGCAGTTACTGCAACTATGCGTCGATCGATTAAAGCCAAGTGGCCGCATTGTTATGAACATCGCGACTATTGAAAACTTGGCAGAAGCTATGGGGCATTTTAAAAAGTTCAACTGTGATGTTTCTGTACTGCAGGCACAAATCTCAAAAAGTAAGCCAATTTTAAATTTAACGCGTTTTGAACCGTTAAATCCAATTTTTATCGTAACAGCACAGAAAGGGTTGGAATTATGA
- the cobK gene encoding precorrin-6A reductase produces the protein MILFLAGTSDARELAIQIMQAGYDLVATVVTDSAAASLKDANVPYHVGRLTEQQMKELIEERHVTTVVDASHPYAEEASKTAMAAANITGIPYIRYERPQQSYVHPLVTEVETYKEAAIAASAHSGTIMLTTGSKTLAVFTEQLLHNENIRLVCRMLPNKENMDKCDALGVKQRDIIAIQGPFSKELNKALYEQFSTTFIITKESGKVGSVDEKMDAALELGIPVILIKRPKIQYENLCTSFEKVFEKLGGK, from the coding sequence ATGATTTTATTTTTAGCAGGAACAAGTGATGCGAGAGAGCTGGCGATTCAAATAATGCAAGCTGGCTATGATTTGGTGGCGACTGTTGTTACGGATTCTGCTGCTGCGAGTCTAAAGGATGCGAATGTTCCTTATCATGTCGGTCGCTTAACAGAACAGCAAATGAAGGAACTGATCGAAGAACGACATGTAACAACGGTTGTAGATGCAAGTCATCCGTATGCAGAAGAGGCTTCTAAAACAGCGATGGCTGCTGCGAATATAACTGGTATACCCTATATTCGATATGAACGTCCCCAACAAAGCTACGTACATCCGCTCGTTACGGAAGTGGAAACATATAAAGAAGCGGCAATTGCTGCATCCGCACATTCAGGAACAATTATGTTGACGACAGGCAGTAAAACGCTCGCAGTTTTTACGGAGCAATTATTACATAACGAAAATATTCGTCTTGTCTGCCGGATGCTGCCAAATAAAGAGAATATGGATAAATGCGATGCACTTGGTGTGAAGCAGCGCGATATTATCGCAATTCAAGGACCGTTTTCTAAAGAATTGAATAAAGCGCTATACGAACAGTTCAGCACAACATTTATTATTACAAAGGAAAGCGGGAAAGTCGGCTCGGTAGACGAGAAGATGGATGCGGCTTTAGAGCTTGGAATTCCTGTCATTTTAATTAAGCGACCAAAAATACAATATGAAAACTTATGCACTTCATTCGAGAAAGTGTTTGAAAAATTAGGAGGCAAATAA
- a CDS encoding cobalt-precorrin-5B (C(1))-methyltransferase, whose translation MNEQKKRNKKDPSEMRHGYTTGACATAMTKAALYALVTGEVPEHVTIHLPVGKDATFTVASFAVKDNEVMCETIKDAGDDPDATHKARIQSTVRFIEKSGVHLDGGIGVGRVTKAGLPVPVGEAAINPVPRKMLHGVVEEAIQLFQIDKGIEVIISVPDGEEIAKKTLNARLGILGGISILGTRGTVVPFSSSAYMASIVQAISVAKEAGCDHLVITTGGRSEKYAMKQYPHLPEEAFIEMGDFVGFTLKHIARKEIPQVSLVGMMGKFSKVAQGVMMVHSKSAPISFPFLAEIAKKAGADSEIIEQILQANTASQVGDIMQENDQFFEALCKNCCYFALDHTKAKLRVSTSLYAMNGDMLGKAENIEQLDENDWYRG comes from the coding sequence ATGAACGAGCAAAAGAAACGAAATAAAAAAGATCCGTCGGAAATGCGTCACGGCTATACAACAGGAGCTTGTGCAACTGCGATGACAAAGGCTGCCTTGTACGCACTTGTGACCGGAGAAGTTCCTGAACATGTAACAATTCATTTACCTGTAGGAAAAGATGCAACATTTACAGTGGCATCTTTTGCAGTAAAGGACAATGAAGTGATGTGTGAAACGATTAAGGATGCCGGTGATGATCCGGATGCGACACATAAAGCACGCATTCAAAGTACGGTTCGTTTTATAGAGAAAAGCGGTGTTCACTTAGATGGAGGAATCGGTGTTGGTCGTGTAACAAAAGCAGGACTGCCCGTCCCTGTCGGAGAAGCGGCAATTAACCCTGTTCCGAGAAAAATGCTCCATGGTGTTGTCGAAGAAGCGATTCAACTTTTCCAGATTGACAAAGGAATCGAAGTGATCATTTCTGTTCCGGACGGGGAAGAAATTGCGAAAAAGACGTTAAATGCAAGACTTGGTATACTGGGCGGAATTTCTATATTAGGTACGCGCGGAACGGTCGTACCTTTTTCAAGTTCAGCCTATATGGCGAGTATCGTGCAGGCGATTAGTGTTGCAAAAGAAGCGGGCTGCGACCATCTAGTCATTACAACCGGGGGACGCAGTGAAAAATATGCGATGAAGCAATATCCGCATTTACCGGAAGAAGCATTTATAGAGATGGGGGATTTCGTCGGTTTTACATTAAAGCATATCGCTCGTAAAGAGATTCCCCAAGTATCGCTTGTCGGGATGATGGGGAAATTTTCTAAGGTAGCACAGGGTGTCATGATGGTACATTCAAAAAGTGCACCGATCAGTTTCCCGTTTTTGGCTGAAATCGCGAAAAAAGCTGGAGCTGATTCAGAAATAATCGAGCAAATATTACAGGCGAATACGGCATCACAAGTAGGGGACATCATGCAGGAAAATGACCAATTCTTTGAAGCGCTTTGTAAAAACTGCTGTTACTTTGCACTGGATCATACGAAAGCGAAATTACGTGTCTCCACATCGCTGTATGCCATGAACGGGGACATGCTGGGAAAGGCTGAGAATATTGAACAATTGGATGAAAATGATTGGTATCGGGGATAA
- a CDS encoding precorrin-8X methylmutase → MNFNTDFVPLTVDPDKIYDYSFAMIKEEMGEHPFTDEQWLVVRRVIHASADFELGRSMIFTEDAIEAGIQSILAGRHVVADVQMIESGSGRKRFQKHGGDLHCYIADEDVSIEAKKLGTTRAIISMQKATQLQEGGIYAIGNAPTALLELIRLIKEGLAKPDLIIGMPVGFVSAAESKAELAILEGIPFITNVGRKGGSTVTVAALNAISIMADERAKETK, encoded by the coding sequence ATGAATTTCAATACAGATTTCGTACCACTAACGGTAGATCCGGACAAAATTTATGATTACAGTTTTGCGATGATTAAAGAAGAAATGGGCGAACATCCATTTACGGACGAACAATGGCTTGTCGTTCGCCGCGTTATCCATGCTTCGGCAGACTTCGAATTGGGGCGCAGCATGATTTTTACGGAAGATGCCATTGAAGCGGGCATTCAGTCGATATTGGCAGGACGCCATGTTGTAGCAGATGTACAAATGATTGAAAGTGGTTCAGGCCGTAAACGTTTCCAAAAACATGGCGGGGATTTACATTGTTATATCGCAGATGAAGATGTATCGATCGAAGCAAAAAAACTTGGAACAACTCGTGCGATTATTTCGATGCAAAAGGCGACTCAACTACAAGAAGGCGGGATTTATGCAATCGGTAATGCCCCGACAGCTTTACTTGAATTAATTCGCCTGATTAAAGAAGGTCTTGCAAAGCCGGATTTAATTATCGGGATGCCTGTTGGGTTCGTTTCGGCAGCAGAATCGAAAGCGGAATTAGCGATTTTAGAAGGAATTCCGTTTATTACGAATGTAGGAAGAAAAGGTGGCAGTACTGTAACCGTCGCAGCATTAAATGCCATCTCAATCATGGCAGATGAACGAGCAAAAGAAACGAAATAA
- a CDS encoding cobalt-precorrin 5A hydrolase: protein MINLREGEIPDVRVTKPYALVAITKHGAANARKYAEKFPYVDVYYMKKFEQGDEAEKNIQLFDGTVRLLLPALFKAYKSMILIISLGAVVRMIAPILVDKKKDPGVLVVDDKGQYVVSVLSGHIGGANALTNEFAQAINATPIVTTASDVQKTIAVDLFGARYGWVWDSEEKLTPVSASVVNEEQVAIVQETGEKRWWLHETPMPDTLKIYRTTEEAIAAKPHATLLITDRIIGKEEEVLLENGVIYRPKSIVLGMGCNRGTSAEEIEQLIDETLAELKLSKKSVKAIATIDLKKDEQGFLQVTARNNWQFITYTPAELNEMPLQNPSETVFKYTGAYGVSEPAALRCANATDWLLEKKKSGNVTISVSRITFEEEVTG from the coding sequence ATGATTAATTTACGAGAAGGGGAAATACCGGACGTTCGCGTGACAAAACCTTATGCACTTGTAGCCATTACAAAGCATGGTGCGGCGAATGCGCGAAAGTATGCGGAGAAGTTTCCATATGTCGATGTATATTATATGAAGAAATTTGAGCAGGGCGACGAGGCTGAAAAAAATATTCAATTATTTGACGGGACGGTGCGCCTGTTGCTCCCTGCATTATTTAAAGCATATAAGTCGATGATTCTGATTATTTCCCTCGGTGCAGTCGTTCGGATGATTGCCCCGATTTTAGTAGATAAAAAGAAAGATCCGGGTGTTCTCGTTGTTGACGATAAAGGACAATATGTCGTGAGTGTTTTATCCGGACATATTGGGGGTGCGAATGCCCTGACAAATGAGTTTGCACAAGCAATCAATGCGACTCCGATTGTAACTACAGCATCCGATGTTCAAAAAACCATCGCGGTTGATTTATTTGGCGCACGGTACGGATGGGTTTGGGACAGTGAAGAAAAACTGACGCCTGTCAGTGCTTCAGTAGTGAATGAGGAGCAGGTTGCGATTGTTCAGGAAACCGGTGAAAAAAGATGGTGGCTGCATGAAACACCGATGCCTGATACTTTGAAAATTTACCGGACAACAGAGGAAGCAATTGCTGCAAAACCACATGCTACATTGCTCATTACCGATCGTATTATCGGAAAAGAGGAAGAAGTGTTACTTGAAAACGGTGTAATTTATCGACCAAAGTCAATTGTTTTGGGAATGGGCTGTAATCGCGGAACATCTGCAGAAGAAATTGAACAACTAATTGATGAAACGCTTGCAGAACTAAAGCTGAGCAAAAAAAGTGTCAAAGCAATCGCCACAATCGATTTGAAAAAAGACGAGCAAGGTTTCCTGCAAGTAACGGCTAGAAACAACTGGCAGTTTATAACGTATACACCGGCAGAGCTAAATGAAATGCCGCTGCAAAATCCATCTGAAACGGTCTTTAAATATACAGGGGCTTACGGTGTCAGTGAACCCGCAGCATTACGGTGTGCCAATGCGACGGACTGGTTATTGGAAAAAAAGAAAAGCGGCAATGTAACCATTTCCGTTTCCCGGATTACATTTGAAGAGGAGGTAACCGGATGA
- a CDS encoding nitroreductase family protein encodes MLEALKKRRAVRQFLSKKVEREKIEQLLEAATYAPNDRMREPWHFYILQGDSLKRFEQVAFDYLQQRFPTKPNLVESSMQAVTKTPLIIVVTSAIVEDDEGATLDNKFAVSSAIMSMWLMAEALGLGMVWRTRGVGLVHDTALHEFVGATDSEHLVGTLCIGYPEEPVTTEKKRTSFSEKTTWI; translated from the coding sequence ATGTTAGAAGCATTAAAAAAACGACGTGCGGTGCGTCAATTTTTATCAAAGAAAGTAGAACGGGAGAAAATTGAACAATTATTGGAAGCGGCAACTTATGCACCGAATGATCGCATGCGCGAGCCTTGGCATTTTTATATTTTGCAAGGTGATAGTTTAAAACGTTTTGAACAAGTAGCATTTGATTATTTACAGCAACGTTTCCCGACAAAACCAAACTTAGTGGAAAGCTCGATGCAGGCAGTAACAAAAACACCGCTCATCATTGTCGTAACATCTGCCATAGTGGAAGACGATGAAGGGGCGACACTGGACAATAAATTTGCTGTTAGCAGTGCGATCATGTCGATGTGGCTAATGGCTGAAGCGCTCGGTTTAGGTATGGTGTGGCGGACACGTGGAGTCGGTCTTGTACATGATACAGCTTTGCATGAATTTGTCGGGGCGACGGATTCCGAACACCTCGTAGGTACGTTATGTATTGGCTATCCAGAGGAACCAGTTACAACAGAGAAAAAACGTACATCGTTTTCAGAAAAAACAACTTGGATTTAA